The Actinomycetota bacterium DNA segment GGCCTAAGCGGGGCCGACCAGGAGCGCCTCGCGCTCCTGGAGAAGTGGGGCCGTGACATGAGCGGGTATGCCATCGTCCAGTCAACCCGGCCGCAGACAGTCTCCTACGCCCTCACCGATTCACCGGTCGGCCAGCTCGCCTGGATCGTCGAGAAGTTCAAGGAATGGACCGACCCAAGCGCCAGCCTGCCTGAAGACGCTGTCGACCGCGACCTGATCCTCACCGACGTGTCGGTGTACTGGCTGACCGGCACGGCCGGCTCGGCGGCCCGCATCTACTACGAAGGTGCCCGCACCTGGGGCCAAGCCCGGCCGAAGTCTCCAGTGCCCACCGCGGTGGCGGTGTTCCCCAACGACCTCACCATCCGGCCCCTGGCCGAACGCGACCACAACGTGGTGCACTGGGCCGAGTTCAGCCGCGGCGGGCACTTCGCCGCCATGGAAGCACCCGACCTGCTGGTCGGCGATGTGCGGGACTTCTTCCGCCAGTTCCGCTGACGCCCCAGCCGGACCGCAAACCCGGCGGTTCAGGCGACGGCTGGGCCTCGTCCTGGGACGGTGTCCTCCCCGGGCGGGCTGTTGCGGTGCAGCGGCGGCGGCGGTTCGAGCAGCTGGCGGCGGAGGTCTTGGCGCTGCCGCAGTCCGGCGGCGGTCATGTGAACCCGCGCAGCCCGGGGGCCCCGGTCGAGCACGGGCATGAGTCTGGTCACCCGTGCCGAACAGCGCCGAGGCCGTCGGCGAAGCTCACAGCTGCCTCGGTCATGGCCTGCCGGGAGACCACCAGGGGCAAGCTTGCGGCTGGGGTCGGGGATGCCAGCGCCGCGATGAGGCTCGCTTCGCCTGGTTCGGAGCCGCCATTAGTCCTTGAGCTGCATGATGCCGAGGGCGTTCTTGCCCGGGTCGATGATCCAGGCCATCCAGGCGAAGCCGAGGTCGGCGATCCCGTCCTCGGTCTTGAGGCCGGGCAGGTCGTAGTCCTCGACCTGGACCCCGCGGGAACGGAGCTCGGCGACCTCGGCTCGCAGGTCCGGGACCTGCCAGGACACCTGGGTCTGCTCGTCGGCCGTGCCGACGGTGCTCTTGGTCACGTCCAGGTGGGTGCCGCCACCGCACCTGAACACGATGGCGTCGTCGTTCTCGGTGAGGATCTCCAGCCCCAGCCGGTCGTGGTAGAACTCACGCGTCGCGGCCAGGTCCTTGGCCAGCAGCACCGGGGTGATCGGATGGTCACCGAGCATGGCGTCTCCTCCCGTTGTCCCTTCTGCGAGCCTAAGCTGCCATCTGGCAGCACAGTCTTGCACGGCTGTCTGGCCCACCGGGTCGCCTGCCTCGATCGCGCTTGACCGCGACCAGGGGAAGGGCCGGCTCACAGGTCTTGGACCCGGCCGCCAGATCCGGTAGCCGGGGCCAAGACCATGCCGACAGTCGACGGCTAGATAGCGACGGCGCGCG contains these protein-coding regions:
- a CDS encoding VOC family protein; this translates as MLGDHPITPVLLAKDLAATREFYHDRLGLEILTENDDAIVFRCGGGTHLDVTKSTVGTADEQTQVSWQVPDLRAEVAELRSRGVQVEDYDLPGLKTEDGIADLGFAWMAWIIDPGKNALGIMQLKD
- a CDS encoding epoxide hydrolase, encoding GLSGADQERLALLEKWGRDMSGYAIVQSTRPQTVSYALTDSPVGQLAWIVEKFKEWTDPSASLPEDAVDRDLILTDVSVYWLTGTAGSAARIYYEGARTWGQARPKSPVPTAVAVFPNDLTIRPLAERDHNVVHWAEFSRGGHFAAMEAPDLLVGDVRDFFRQFR